One window from the genome of [Clostridium] celerecrescens 18A encodes:
- a CDS encoding DNA gyrase/topoisomerase IV subunit B, whose amino-acid sequence MAKAQYNADSITVLEGLEAVRKRPGMYIGSVGTKGLNHLIYEIVDNAVDEHLAGYCSQIWVTLEADGSCTVKDAGRGIPVEMHKKGISAERVVLSTLHAGGKFDNDAYKTSGGLHGVGSSVVNALSAHMKIKIYKNGLIHYDEYERGIPTVELVDGLLPTLGKTKETGTEINFLPDGEIFERIRFKAEWLKSRLHETAYLNPELHITYVNKRQGEEETVIYHEPEGIIAYVRELNSGKDAIHDPIYFKGTLDKVEVEVSLQFVDTFEENILGFCNNIFTQEGGTHLAGFKTRFTQMINNYARELGILKEKDANFTGADTRNGLTAVVAVKHPDPIFEGQTKTKLASADATKAVFTVAGDELQRYFDRNLEVLKAVIGCAEKSAKIRKAEEKAKTNMLSKSKFSFDSNGKLANCESRDAKECEIFIVEGDSAGGSAKTARNRQYQAILPIRGKILNVEKASMDKVLANGEIKTMINTFGCGFSEGYGNDFDITKLRYHKIILMTDADVDGSHIDTLLLTFLYRFMPELIYNGHVFIAMPPLFKVVPKRGEEQYLYDEKELERYRRTHTGEFTLQRYKGLGEMDAEQLWETTLDPERRVLKQVEIEDARMASEITEMLMGSDVPPRRQFIYEHADEAEIDA is encoded by the coding sequence ATGGCAAAAGCACAGTATAATGCGGATAGTATTACCGTATTGGAAGGCCTTGAGGCGGTTCGAAAACGTCCGGGCATGTATATAGGCAGTGTTGGGACAAAGGGATTGAACCATTTGATTTATGAGATTGTAGATAACGCGGTGGACGAGCATCTTGCCGGTTACTGCAGTCAGATATGGGTCACCCTGGAAGCAGATGGATCCTGTACCGTAAAGGATGCAGGACGAGGAATTCCGGTGGAGATGCACAAAAAGGGAATATCGGCAGAGCGGGTCGTACTGTCTACCCTTCATGCAGGCGGTAAATTTGATAATGACGCCTACAAGACCAGCGGCGGCCTGCACGGAGTCGGTTCCTCGGTTGTGAACGCCCTGTCTGCCCACATGAAAATTAAAATATATAAGAATGGTCTGATTCATTACGACGAATATGAGCGGGGCATACCAACGGTAGAACTGGTGGATGGCCTGCTTCCCACGTTAGGAAAAACAAAAGAGACAGGAACAGAAATCAACTTCCTGCCTGACGGGGAGATTTTTGAAAGAATCCGTTTTAAAGCGGAATGGTTAAAAAGCCGTCTTCATGAAACCGCGTATCTGAATCCGGAGCTTCATATCACCTATGTTAACAAAAGGCAGGGAGAAGAGGAAACCGTCATTTATCATGAACCGGAAGGAATCATCGCCTATGTAAGGGAGTTAAATTCCGGAAAGGATGCAATTCACGATCCGATTTATTTTAAGGGAACCCTGGATAAGGTTGAAGTGGAGGTTTCCTTGCAGTTTGTAGATACCTTTGAGGAGAATATCCTGGGCTTCTGCAACAATATTTTCACACAGGAAGGGGGAACCCACCTGGCTGGATTTAAGACCCGTTTCACTCAGATGATCAATAACTATGCAAGAGAACTGGGGATTTTAAAAGAAAAGGATGCTAACTTTACAGGAGCCGATACGAGAAACGGTTTAACTGCCGTGGTGGCGGTAAAGCATCCGGATCCCATCTTTGAAGGACAGACAAAGACAAAGCTTGCAAGCGCCGATGCCACAAAGGCGGTATTCACTGTGGCTGGAGATGAGCTTCAGCGGTATTTTGACCGAAATCTGGAAGTCTTAAAGGCAGTGATCGGCTGTGCGGAAAAATCTGCAAAGATCCGTAAAGCAGAAGAGAAGGCAAAGACCAATATGCTTTCCAAGTCAAAGTTTTCCTTTGACAGCAACGGAAAGCTTGCAAACTGCGAAAGCCGGGATGCAAAAGAATGTGAAATTTTTATCGTAGAGGGAGATTCTGCGGGCGGTTCCGCAAAAACGGCCCGCAACAGGCAGTACCAGGCCATTCTCCCGATCCGAGGTAAGATATTAAACGTAGAGAAGGCATCTATGGACAAGGTTCTGGCCAATGGGGAAATCAAGACAATGATCAATACCTTTGGCTGCGGATTTTCTGAAGGATACGGCAATGATTTTGATATTACAAAGCTGCGGTATCATAAAATCATCCTTATGACCGATGCCGATGTGGATGGAAGCCATATCGATACCCTTCTTCTCACCTTTTTGTACCGGTTTATGCCGGAGCTTATTTATAACGGCCATGTGTTTATAGCCATGCCGCCTCTGTTTAAGGTTGTTCCAAAGCGGGGAGAAGAACAGTATCTTTATGATGAAAAGGAGCTGGAGCGCTACCGCAGGACCCATACGGGAGAGTTTACCCTGCAGCGGTATAAGGGACTTGGAGAAATGGATGCAGAACAGCTGTGGGAAACCACTCTGGACCCTGAAAGGCGGGTGCTGAAACAGGTGGAAATCGAAGATGCCCGTATGGCTTCGGAAATTACCGAAATGCTCATGGGAAGCGATGTGCCTCCAAGGCGGCAGTTTATCTATGAGCATGCGGATGAAGCTGAGATTGACGCGTAA
- a CDS encoding acylphosphatase, with translation MEKWDKIRKHVYVSGRVQGVGFRFRTQQLARGLNLTGWVRNLDDGRVEMELQGLEEVIDRLFDHLRQDRYIMIDSLQAAEIPPVEESGFRVRY, from the coding sequence ATGGAAAAATGGGATAAAATCCGAAAGCATGTTTATGTAAGCGGACGGGTACAGGGGGTGGGATTCCGTTTCCGAACCCAGCAGCTTGCCCGGGGACTTAACCTTACCGGCTGGGTGAGAAACTTAGATGATGGGCGGGTGGAAATGGAACTGCAGGGGCTGGAAGAAGTAATAGACCGCCTGTTTGACCATTTAAGGCAGGATCGTTACATTATGATTGACAGCCTCCAGGCGGCAGAGATCCCGCCAGTGGAGGAAAGTGGATTCCGGGTAAGGTATTAA
- a CDS encoding flotillin family protein: MLEIILPFVLTAAAVIILLGILASGYVKAPPDRAFIISGLKKEPKILIGRAGIKIPFLERLDKLYLGQMTVDIKTEQSVPTNDFINVNVDAVAKVRIEPTEEGIKLAAKNFLNKNQDQITQDLQDSLQGNMREIIGTLTLKEINTDRDSFSDQVMAKASKDMKKLGIEIVSCNIQNISDENGLIKDLGADNTARIKKDASIAKAQAERDIAIAQAEADKASNDARVLAQTEIAQKNNELEIRKAELKKESDSKRAEADAAYEIQNQEQQKTVQTATVNAQIAKTEREAELKNKEVAVMQQTLEAEINKKADAERYAVEQKASADLARRQREAEAKKYEQEKEAEARKAQAEAEKFAMLQEAEGIKAKGEAEAAAIQAKGLAEAEAMEKKADAMKKYGQAAMMEMIVQALPEMAKAIAEPLAAIDKVTIIDSGNGDTGVTSMGSYVPAVLAKTIESVKETTGLDITEIMKANTYDAKVTRNVNITGIPDGTNINEPANEVIVANISKDIADSTEKG, translated from the coding sequence ATGTTAGAGATCATTTTACCATTCGTTCTTACTGCTGCAGCTGTAATTATCCTTCTTGGTATCTTAGCAAGCGGATATGTAAAGGCTCCGCCTGACAGGGCTTTCATTATTTCAGGATTAAAAAAAGAGCCAAAGATTTTAATTGGACGCGCCGGAATTAAAATCCCATTCCTTGAACGATTGGATAAGCTTTACCTTGGTCAGATGACGGTGGATATCAAGACAGAACAATCTGTGCCAACAAATGATTTCATCAACGTGAATGTTGACGCTGTTGCGAAAGTTAGAATTGAACCAACGGAAGAAGGAATCAAATTAGCGGCTAAGAACTTCTTAAATAAAAACCAGGATCAGATTACCCAAGACTTGCAGGATTCCCTTCAGGGTAATATGCGTGAGATTATTGGTACTCTTACTTTAAAGGAAATCAATACTGACAGAGATTCCTTCTCCGATCAGGTAATGGCAAAAGCATCAAAAGACATGAAAAAACTTGGGATTGAAATTGTATCATGCAATATCCAGAATATATCCGATGAGAATGGCCTTATTAAGGATCTTGGTGCCGACAATACGGCAAGAATCAAGAAAGACGCTTCTATCGCAAAAGCTCAGGCGGAAAGAGACATTGCAATTGCCCAGGCGGAAGCAGATAAAGCCTCTAATGACGCGAGAGTACTTGCTCAAACAGAAATTGCTCAGAAGAATAATGAACTTGAGATTAGGAAGGCTGAATTAAAGAAGGAATCTGATTCAAAACGTGCGGAAGCTGATGCAGCTTATGAAATTCAGAACCAGGAACAGCAAAAAACTGTTCAGACAGCTACAGTAAATGCCCAGATTGCAAAGACAGAACGGGAAGCAGAACTAAAGAACAAAGAAGTTGCCGTTATGCAGCAGACTTTGGAAGCCGAAATTAATAAGAAAGCCGATGCAGAACGCTATGCGGTAGAACAGAAAGCTTCCGCTGACTTAGCAAGAAGGCAGCGCGAAGCGGAAGCAAAGAAATACGAACAGGAAAAAGAGGCAGAAGCAAGAAAAGCCCAGGCGGAAGCAGAAAAATTTGCTATGCTCCAGGAAGCCGAAGGTATTAAGGCCAAAGGAGAAGCAGAAGCTGCTGCTATTCAGGCGAAGGGTCTTGCAGAGGCGGAAGCAATGGAAAAGAAAGCGGACGCAATGAAGAAATACGGGCAGGCTGCAATGATGGAAATGATTGTGCAGGCATTGCCTGAGATGGCAAAGGCAATTGCAGAACCATTAGCAGCAATTGATAAGGTCACTATTATTGACAGCGGGAATGGTGATACAGGCGTAACTTCCATGGGGAGCTATGTACCCGCCGTCTTAGCTAAGACGATCGAATCTGTAAAAGAAACAACCGGTTTGGATATCACAGAGATCATGAAGGCAAATACATATGATGCTAAGGTAACCAGAAATGTAAATATTACCGGAATTCCTGACGGTACAAATATAAATGAACCGGCAAACGAAGTAATTGTTGCAAACATCAGCAAGGATATTGCTGACAGTACAGAGAAAGGGTAA
- a CDS encoding DNA gyrase/topoisomerase IV subunit A: MAEKIIKTEYSEEMQKSYMNYSMSVITARAIPDARDGLKPVQRRVLYDMSELRLNHDKPHRKSARIVGDTMGKYHPHGDSSIYETLVVMSQIFKKGMPLVNGHGNFGSIEGDGAAAMRYTEARLEKFAEEVYLKDLDKTVDFVPNYDETEKEPEVLPVRVPNLLINGAEGIAVGMSTSIPPHNLGEVIDAVRAYIDNQDITIKELMEYLPGPDFPTGGIIANKSDLPAIYETGVGKIKLRGKIEVELGKRKADKDKLLITEIPYTMVGAGINKFLMDVADLVESKKLTDVVDISNQSNKDGIRIVLELRKDADVEKIRNILYKKTKLEDTFGVNMLAIAGGRPETLDLRGILKNYLDFQYENATRKYQTLLEKELEKKEIREGLIKACDIIDLIIAVLRGSKNLKDAKNCLMTGDISNINFRVKGFEEDAKKLHFTEKQAGAILEMRLYKLIGLEILQLEKEYKETLAKIAEYEKILSSRKNMDAVIKKDLDNIKAEYATPRRTHIEDGREAVYEEDAVAVSEVTFVMDRFGYCKVLDKNTYERNKETIETENPYVVNCLNTDKICIFTNTGNLHQVKVLDIPGGKLRDKGTPIDNLSKFDGTREEIIYLGHAQSFKGRKFLFATRQALVKLVPGEEFETNNRTVAATKLQDEDGVISVQLVGGQTDVVLQTSAGVFLRFQTEEIPEMKKNARGVRGIKLAPGEELETVYLLGEDPIIHYKEKEVHLNRLKIGKRDGKGSKVRL, from the coding sequence ATGGCAGAAAAAATCATTAAAACAGAATATTCCGAGGAAATGCAGAAGAGCTACATGAACTATTCCATGAGCGTAATCACAGCCAGAGCGATCCCGGATGCAAGAGACGGATTAAAGCCGGTACAGCGGCGAGTATTATATGACATGAGCGAGCTTCGCTTAAACCATGATAAGCCCCACCGGAAGTCGGCGCGTATCGTGGGCGATACCATGGGTAAATACCATCCCCATGGAGACAGCTCCATTTACGAGACATTGGTAGTCATGTCCCAGATATTTAAAAAGGGGATGCCTTTAGTCAACGGCCACGGAAACTTCGGCTCCATTGAGGGAGACGGAGCGGCAGCCATGCGTTACACGGAAGCCAGACTGGAAAAATTCGCAGAGGAAGTCTATTTAAAGGACTTAGATAAGACGGTTGATTTTGTCCCCAATTACGATGAGACGGAAAAGGAACCGGAAGTCCTTCCTGTGCGGGTTCCAAATCTGCTGATCAATGGGGCGGAGGGGATTGCAGTGGGTATGAGCACCAGCATTCCTCCCCATAACCTGGGAGAAGTCATTGATGCGGTCCGTGCGTATATTGATAATCAGGATATTACCATAAAGGAATTAATGGAGTATTTGCCTGGACCGGATTTTCCCACTGGCGGTATTATAGCCAATAAAAGTGATCTGCCTGCCATTTACGAAACCGGCGTAGGAAAGATCAAGCTCAGAGGGAAAATAGAAGTGGAGCTTGGAAAACGGAAGGCAGATAAAGATAAACTGTTAATCACAGAGATCCCCTATACCATGGTCGGAGCCGGAATTAATAAATTTCTGATGGATGTGGCAGACCTGGTTGAGAGCAAAAAGCTTACGGATGTGGTTGATATTTCCAACCAGTCCAACAAAGACGGGATCAGGATCGTCCTGGAGCTGAGAAAGGATGCGGATGTGGAGAAAATCCGCAACATCCTTTATAAGAAAACTAAGCTGGAAGATACCTTTGGAGTCAACATGCTGGCCATTGCAGGCGGGCGTCCGGAAACCCTGGATTTAAGGGGAATCCTTAAAAATTACCTGGATTTCCAATATGAAAATGCCACCAGAAAATATCAGACCCTTCTGGAAAAAGAGCTGGAAAAGAAAGAGATCAGGGAAGGCCTTATAAAAGCCTGTGACATCATTGATTTGATCATCGCAGTTTTAAGGGGTTCTAAAAACCTGAAAGACGCAAAGAACTGTCTGATGACCGGAGATATCTCCAATATAAATTTCCGGGTCAAGGGTTTTGAAGAGGATGCAAAGAAGCTGCACTTTACGGAAAAACAGGCTGGAGCTATTCTGGAAATGCGCCTCTATAAGCTGATCGGTCTAGAGATCCTCCAACTGGAAAAGGAGTATAAGGAAACGCTGGCTAAAATCGCTGAATATGAAAAAATCCTGTCCAGCCGCAAAAACATGGATGCGGTCATTAAAAAAGACTTAGACAATATCAAAGCCGAATATGCGACGCCAAGAAGGACTCATATTGAGGATGGCAGGGAAGCCGTTTATGAGGAAGATGCGGTTGCCGTATCAGAGGTCACCTTTGTCATGGACCGTTTTGGCTACTGTAAGGTGCTTGATAAGAATACTTATGAAAGAAATAAAGAAACCATTGAAACAGAGAATCCTTATGTGGTAAACTGTTTGAATACGGATAAAATATGTATCTTTACCAATACAGGAAACTTACATCAGGTGAAAGTTCTGGATATTCCAGGCGGCAAGCTGCGGGATAAAGGGACACCCATTGATAATTTAAGCAAGTTTGATGGGACCAGGGAAGAGATCATATACCTGGGCCATGCACAGAGCTTCAAGGGCCGAAAATTTTTGTTCGCTACCAGACAGGCTCTTGTAAAACTGGTACCGGGAGAGGAATTTGAAACTAATAACAGGACCGTAGCGGCCACTAAGCTTCAGGACGAAGATGGTGTCATCAGCGTTCAGCTTGTGGGTGGACAGACGGATGTGGTGCTGCAGACGTCGGCAGGCGTATTTTTACGTTTCCAGACGGAAGAGATTCCTGAGATGAAGAAGAATGCAAGAGGCGTGCGGGGAATCAAACTGGCGCCTGGCGAGGAGTTAGAGACCGTGTATCTTTTAGGCGAGGATCCTATCATTCATTACAAGGAAAAAGAGGTTCATTTAAACCGGCTGAAGATCGGAAAGCGTGACGGAAAGGGCAGCAAGGTGCGTCTTTAA
- a CDS encoding flavodoxin domain-containing protein, with amino-acid sequence MKKIAVVYQSKYGATRKYAEWIAGELSCDLFEGKDIKAGDLLPYDTIILGGGLYAGGVNGIKLLTKNFSKFSDKNLILFTCGLADPSDTVNTDHIKKSLYKDLTEEMKDKIKVFHLRGAMDYSKLSPIHRSMMAFVCKMTAKKDQDSLTEEDKEMLASYGKKADFINKESILPLISYIRNL; translated from the coding sequence ATGAAGAAGATTGCGGTAGTATATCAATCAAAATACGGAGCGACCAGAAAATATGCAGAATGGATCGCCGGGGAATTATCCTGTGATCTGTTTGAAGGTAAAGATATAAAGGCGGGTGATCTTTTACCATATGATACCATCATTTTAGGTGGCGGCCTGTATGCCGGGGGTGTCAACGGGATTAAGTTATTGACAAAGAACTTTTCTAAGTTCTCCGACAAGAATCTGATACTTTTTACCTGCGGTCTGGCTGATCCTTCCGATACAGTTAATACGGATCATATTAAAAAGAGCCTGTATAAGGATCTTACCGAAGAAATGAAGGATAAGATCAAAGTTTTCCATTTACGCGGGGCCATGGATTATTCTAAACTCAGTCCCATACATCGGTCAATGATGGCTTTTGTCTGCAAGATGACCGCAAAAAAAGACCAGGATTCTTTGACGGAGGAAGACAAAGAGATGCTGGCAAGCTACGGAAAAAAGGCTGATTTTATAAATAAAGAATCGATATTGCCACTTATAAGTTATATACGGAATTTATAA
- a CDS encoding manganese efflux pump MntP encodes MNLVELFILAVGLSMDAFAVAICAGLTMKKATVKKAMIVGLYFGIFQAVMPLMGYYAATWFADKIISYDHWIAFVLLCFLGGRMIFESFKGGGCPDRVCPVETCKDRNCPGGKRPDNKEATLKPDEMLPLALATSIDALAVGVSFAFLQVNIVPAVSFIGITTFALSMIGVKIGNVFGTRFKSKAELAGGIILVLIGLKILLGHLGVIPF; translated from the coding sequence ATGAATTTAGTCGAACTCTTTATTCTTGCAGTGGGGCTTTCTATGGATGCCTTTGCCGTTGCAATCTGCGCCGGGCTGACAATGAAGAAAGCAACAGTAAAAAAGGCAATGATTGTCGGTCTGTACTTTGGTATATTTCAAGCTGTTATGCCGCTTATGGGGTATTATGCTGCCACGTGGTTTGCGGACAAGATTATCTCCTATGATCATTGGATCGCGTTTGTATTGCTCTGTTTTCTTGGCGGTAGAATGATTTTTGAAAGTTTCAAAGGAGGGGGCTGTCCTGACAGAGTCTGTCCGGTTGAAACGTGCAAAGACAGAAACTGCCCTGGAGGAAAGCGGCCTGATAACAAGGAAGCCACTTTAAAGCCCGACGAGATGCTGCCCCTTGCCCTAGCCACGAGTATAGACGCTCTGGCAGTGGGGGTATCCTTTGCCTTCCTTCAGGTCAACATCGTTCCGGCGGTTTCTTTTATCGGGATTACAACATTTGCCTTATCCATGATCGGTGTTAAAATAGGAAATGTATTCGGTACAAGGTTCAAATCGAAAGCGGAGCTGGCTGGAGGTATAATATTGGTTTTGATTGGTTTGAAAATATTGCTTGGGCATTTGGGGGTGATTCCTTTTTAA
- a CDS encoding GGDEF domain-containing protein yields the protein MDNISLDEIKDKLDFFYKMYDIVRLVDPLNKRVLDYRQSSLTGTPDVCYHYWENNRICDNCISIRAYQENKSFVKMEKSGEEVLLVTAIPIDNADSPAILELLKNATDTMLVGNGDYNQGEIFTRFIKELNDAAVRDPLTTLYNRRFVDERLPVDIINALLKHKPLSVCFIDLDNFKSINDLYGHKAGDSTIKEAGEVISRNISYEDVWAARYGGDEFLLCLSGVNEDHAREIAEGIQMEIEKMPVSQAVKGGPLSISFGIETMKDVPVTAEELIRRADEKMYKAKNEKIRIYEK from the coding sequence ATGGATAATATTTCGCTGGATGAGATAAAAGACAAATTGGACTTTTTTTATAAAATGTATGATATCGTACGTTTGGTTGATCCGCTCAACAAAAGGGTGCTGGACTATCGGCAGTCTTCTTTAACCGGGACACCGGATGTATGCTATCATTATTGGGAAAACAACAGAATTTGTGATAACTGTATTTCCATAAGAGCTTATCAGGAAAATAAAAGCTTTGTAAAAATGGAAAAAAGCGGGGAAGAGGTTCTTCTTGTTACAGCTATTCCCATTGATAACGCCGATAGCCCGGCGATACTTGAGCTGTTAAAAAATGCTACTGACACAATGCTCGTGGGGAATGGTGATTATAATCAAGGAGAAATATTTACCCGCTTTATAAAGGAGCTTAATGATGCGGCGGTGAGAGATCCCCTTACAACCCTTTATAACAGGCGTTTTGTGGATGAGCGCCTTCCGGTTGATATTATTAATGCTTTGCTAAAGCATAAACCATTGTCCGTATGCTTTATTGATCTTGATAACTTTAAATCAATTAATGACCTTTATGGGCATAAGGCGGGGGATTCAACGATCAAAGAAGCAGGCGAAGTCATTTCCCGGAATATTTCTTATGAAGATGTTTGGGCGGCGAGATATGGCGGAGATGAGTTTCTTCTTTGCCTGAGCGGTGTCAATGAAGATCATGCACGTGAAATTGCAGAAGGCATACAAATGGAAATTGAAAAGATGCCGGTAAGCCAGGCTGTAAAAGGGGGCCCTCTTTCCATCTCTTTTGGGATAGAAACCATGAAGGATGTTCCTGTGACTGCGGAGGAGCTTATACGCAGGGCAGATGAAAAGATGTATAAAGCAAAAAACGAAAAAATTCGGATATATGAGAAATAA